From a single Bryobacter aggregatus MPL3 genomic region:
- the bamA gene encoding outer membrane protein assembly factor BamA, whose amino-acid sequence MMSYRRGSLGAPLLCLFVLSLAFPLDSVLAQQAGQQPPAPQPAKPKPANPFETVPNPTTQEPTAPAPKPVTPATPGKPQLETPAEPKPEAAPADAPSEDVIEAIEFRGSRRVPQDTLRALIITKKGDRYSEDALNRDFMALWNTARFDDIRLEREAGRTGWIIRFVVTERRVVRSIKYDGMKSITVSEILDRFKERKVGLQVEQQYDPNKVQRAANTLKEYLSERGRQFATVTPEIRQIPPSSLEVNFRVSEGPKVKVGLIDVHGNKAFNAAAVRRAMKNLRPIGIPYSILFEEIFPKTYDATKLEEDMSRVQSAYQDKGYFTARATAEDPVIKDYGGSGFRIPLFYPNKPGKRADLRVNIDEGPKYHLQKLNLVGVKFFRAPEEIFSRVLGMGEGDVFSTAKLRKGMEDMRKLYGQFGFLDFVPEPSFDPDPKTGKIELTLTVDEGKQFFVRRIDFAGNTTTRDKVIRREILLDEGDLFNSRLWEVSLLRLNQLGYFEVLKENEAANITRDTKNNTVDITLKVKERGKNSVQMSGGVSGIAGSFISFGYSTNNFLGLGETLSIETQLGDRIRSATFGFTEPYFMDKPIQVGATVFYQRFNYDQGREVSLFSGRDYSQYYNQLGRDNLLNYSSNGYGFTAYASTLLRRSFARVGITYSYSNSKYKPQTTAANTYFEAVNFQNLDGPNQLSGVRQSSIIPNYSYNTVDHPITPSRGKSIYISSTFAGSFMGGNVNMIEPQIDVKYFRAGLKKGHVIGMHGLGRFITGYGGKTAPPFNRFYMGGENDIRGFQIWQISPIAYIPTRATVPVYNEDGSPRIQRTIGENGQLVNSPVSQNIPVYQVIQPGGDTQGVGNFEYRIPIFGPVVLAAFADIGVNRISRSNGLNLNPRNIDVLNATFPQAGFDNKAVLIEATQKPRMSTGLELQIMMPVVNAPFRFYYAYNPLRIDEVIQPPIAADRSYFPNQTTFFEAVRATGGGAVRFQEQRKTFRFTISRTF is encoded by the coding sequence ATGATGTCTTACAGGCGAGGAAGCCTGGGTGCGCCATTACTGTGTCTATTCGTTCTAAGTCTGGCGTTCCCATTAGATTCCGTTCTCGCGCAGCAAGCTGGCCAACAACCCCCGGCCCCACAGCCGGCTAAGCCGAAACCCGCGAATCCATTCGAAACAGTCCCCAATCCTACGACGCAGGAGCCGACCGCTCCAGCGCCGAAACCAGTCACCCCCGCCACACCTGGTAAGCCCCAACTGGAAACCCCAGCTGAGCCGAAGCCAGAAGCGGCGCCTGCTGACGCTCCTTCCGAGGACGTCATTGAGGCGATTGAATTCCGTGGATCCCGCCGCGTCCCTCAGGACACACTTCGTGCCCTGATCATCACCAAGAAGGGCGACCGCTATAGCGAAGATGCGCTGAACCGCGACTTCATGGCCCTTTGGAATACCGCTCGCTTTGACGACATCCGTCTCGAACGGGAAGCAGGCCGCACCGGCTGGATCATTCGCTTTGTCGTTACCGAGCGGCGCGTGGTCCGCTCGATTAAGTACGACGGGATGAAGTCGATCACCGTATCGGAAATTCTCGACCGTTTCAAGGAGCGCAAGGTCGGCCTCCAGGTGGAACAGCAGTACGATCCCAACAAGGTGCAACGCGCCGCCAATACGCTCAAAGAATATCTGTCCGAGCGTGGCCGCCAGTTCGCTACCGTCACCCCTGAAATTCGCCAGATTCCGCCCTCCTCGCTCGAAGTCAACTTCCGCGTGTCCGAAGGCCCCAAGGTGAAGGTCGGCCTCATTGATGTCCACGGCAACAAAGCCTTCAATGCTGCGGCTGTCCGTCGCGCTATGAAGAATCTGCGCCCGATCGGCATTCCCTACTCCATCCTCTTTGAAGAGATCTTCCCGAAAACTTACGATGCCACCAAGCTCGAAGAAGACATGAGCCGCGTACAAAGCGCTTATCAGGACAAGGGTTACTTCACTGCTCGCGCCACGGCCGAGGATCCTGTGATCAAGGACTACGGCGGCTCCGGCTTCCGCATCCCTCTTTTCTACCCGAACAAGCCCGGCAAACGAGCTGACTTGCGCGTCAACATTGATGAAGGTCCGAAGTATCACCTCCAGAAGCTCAATCTGGTCGGCGTCAAGTTCTTCCGCGCACCGGAAGAAATCTTCAGCCGCGTTCTCGGCATGGGAGAGGGCGACGTCTTCTCCACCGCCAAGCTTCGCAAGGGCATGGAGGATATGCGCAAACTGTACGGACAGTTTGGCTTCCTCGACTTCGTTCCTGAGCCGAGCTTTGATCCAGATCCCAAGACGGGCAAGATCGAGCTCACTCTCACCGTTGATGAAGGCAAGCAGTTCTTCGTCCGCCGCATCGACTTCGCAGGCAACACCACCACGCGCGACAAGGTCATCCGTCGTGAAATTCTTCTCGACGAAGGCGACCTCTTCAATTCGCGTCTTTGGGAAGTCAGCCTGCTCCGCTTGAACCAGCTCGGCTACTTTGAAGTGCTGAAGGAAAACGAAGCCGCCAACATCACACGCGACACCAAGAACAACACCGTCGACATCACCCTCAAAGTGAAGGAACGCGGCAAGAACTCCGTGCAGATGTCAGGTGGCGTATCGGGTATCGCCGGTAGCTTTATCAGCTTTGGCTACTCGACCAACAACTTCCTCGGCCTTGGCGAAACGCTCTCGATCGAAACCCAGTTGGGTGATCGTATTCGTTCGGCGACCTTCGGCTTTACCGAGCCCTACTTCATGGATAAACCCATCCAGGTGGGCGCCACGGTGTTCTATCAGCGCTTCAACTACGATCAGGGCCGCGAAGTCTCGCTGTTCTCTGGCCGCGACTACAGCCAGTATTACAACCAACTCGGCCGCGACAACCTGCTGAACTATTCGTCGAACGGCTACGGCTTCACCGCATATGCCTCGACGCTGCTGCGCCGCAGCTTCGCTCGCGTCGGCATCACCTACAGCTACTCGAACTCCAAGTACAAGCCCCAGACAACCGCGGCCAACACCTACTTTGAGGCGGTCAACTTCCAGAATCTCGATGGTCCGAACCAGCTCTCCGGCGTTCGACAGTCTTCGATCATTCCGAACTATTCCTACAACACCGTCGATCATCCGATCACGCCTTCGCGCGGCAAGTCGATCTACATCTCAAGCACCTTCGCGGGCTCTTTCATGGGCGGCAACGTCAACATGATCGAACCGCAGATTGACGTGAAGTACTTCCGAGCTGGTCTCAAGAAGGGTCATGTCATCGGCATGCACGGCTTGGGTCGTTTCATCACCGGCTATGGCGGCAAGACGGCTCCCCCGTTCAACCGCTTCTACATGGGTGGCGAAAACGACATCCGTGGTTTTCAGATCTGGCAGATCAGCCCAATTGCCTACATTCCTACAAGAGCAACCGTGCCTGTATATAATGAGGATGGATCTCCCCGTATCCAACGGACGATCGGTGAGAATGGGCAATTGGTCAACTCGCCTGTCAGCCAGAACATCCCTGTTTATCAAGTCATTCAGCCCGGCGGCGATACGCAAGGTGTTGGCAACTTCGAGTACCGTATCCCCATTTTCGGACCAGTCGTATTGGCCGCCTTCGCCGATATCGGTGTCAACCGGATCAGCCGCTCCAACGGCCTCAATCTGAACCCGAGAAATATCGACGTGCTAAATGCTACATTCCCCCAGGCTGGCTTTGACAATAAGGCCGTCCTCATCGAGGCGACGCAGAAGCCGCGTATGTCAACTGGCCTCGAATTGCAGATCATGATGCCTGTGGTGAACGCGCCTTTCCGCTTCTACTACGCTTATAATCCGCTCCGCATCGACGAGGTGATTCAGCCCCCGATCGCAGCGGATCGTTCATACTTCCCAAACCAGACCACTTTCTTCGAGGCAGTGAGGGCCACGGGTGGCGGAGCAGTCCGATTCCAGGAACAGCGGAAGACCTTCCGCTTCACAATCAGTCGCACCTTCTGA
- a CDS encoding beta-ketoacyl-[acyl-carrier-protein] synthase family protein has product MAQNLGRRVFVTGVGAISPNGIGREKFWQNTRAGVSGVRRISRFDCGQQPVQIAGEITGFDPLQYLTARELDGTGLATPYAIAAAGEALEDAGIEWRGMDLDALRRVSVYVGSGGGNQEFTERQYSYYYSGEQKKCSVYVVPSSTLGTLASEISMQYGFRGLSHMFSNGCTSSTDAIGYAFRAIKHGDAEVTVCGGVDAPIAPLTLRGFQLLRIMSTAHNENPSQASRPFSANRDGFVLAEGAWFFVLESEESARRRGATIYGEISGYGATCEAFHRVRLEEVGIEPARAMQLAMEESRVLPEQIHYLHYHGTATQLNDRVETTAVKLAFGDAAASLPGSSVKSMIGHPQGACGAASLAATLLAMRDSFAPPTINLEQAAPECDLDYIPNQGRAMQIEKAMVNTIAFGSKNAALVVEAVKA; this is encoded by the coding sequence TTGGCGCAGAATCTAGGGCGGAGAGTCTTTGTGACTGGCGTGGGCGCGATCAGTCCAAACGGGATTGGGCGCGAGAAGTTCTGGCAAAATACGCGTGCTGGCGTGAGCGGCGTTCGCCGGATTTCCCGCTTCGACTGCGGGCAACAACCGGTCCAGATTGCCGGCGAAATTACCGGCTTTGACCCCTTGCAATATCTGACGGCGCGAGAGCTGGATGGCACTGGATTAGCGACTCCCTACGCCATCGCGGCCGCCGGTGAAGCGCTCGAAGATGCCGGAATCGAATGGCGTGGAATGGATCTGGACGCGCTACGCCGTGTCAGCGTTTATGTCGGCAGTGGGGGCGGCAATCAGGAGTTTACCGAACGGCAATACTCCTACTACTACAGCGGCGAGCAAAAAAAGTGCAGCGTCTATGTTGTGCCATCGAGCACACTTGGAACGCTGGCGAGCGAAATTTCCATGCAATATGGATTTCGCGGACTCAGCCATATGTTCTCAAACGGATGTACGAGCTCGACAGACGCGATCGGTTACGCTTTTCGAGCAATCAAGCATGGCGATGCTGAAGTGACCGTATGCGGCGGTGTCGATGCTCCCATCGCTCCACTGACCCTGCGCGGCTTCCAATTGCTGCGGATCATGAGCACAGCTCACAATGAGAACCCCAGCCAGGCTTCGCGGCCCTTCAGCGCTAATCGCGATGGATTCGTTCTGGCAGAGGGCGCCTGGTTCTTTGTCCTCGAAAGCGAAGAGAGTGCCCGTCGTCGCGGTGCGACGATCTATGGCGAGATCAGCGGCTATGGCGCCACCTGCGAAGCGTTTCACCGGGTACGGCTGGAGGAGGTTGGCATCGAGCCGGCGCGCGCGATGCAACTGGCGATGGAGGAGAGCCGTGTGTTGCCGGAGCAGATTCATTATCTCCACTACCACGGCACCGCGACGCAGTTGAATGACCGTGTCGAGACAACGGCTGTGAAGCTTGCCTTTGGAGACGCTGCGGCATCTCTTCCTGGCTCGAGTGTGAAGAGCATGATTGGGCATCCGCAAGGTGCCTGCGGTGCTGCCAGTCTGGCGGCGACGCTGCTGGCGATGCGGGATTCCTTTGCGCCCCCGACGATCAACCTGGAGCAAGCGGCCCCGGAATGCGATTTGGACTACATTCCCAATCAGGGCAGGGCCATGCAAATCGAAAAGGCGATGGTAAACACCATCGCCTTTGGAAGTAAAAACGCCGCGCTCGTTGTCGAAGCAGTGAAAGCCTAG
- a CDS encoding CpsD/CapB family tyrosine-protein kinase, with product MSRVHDALRRSGVSTPDFQSNAPRTAIPSSPRYAEVKGPQLDEAFINLLDRIEEVPFNPAPDAHLIDATRPHEAPSEEFRTLRTRLNHLQGLQPIHTVVVTSPSPAEGKSMGAVNLALAESHLAGNHTILCDFDFRRPIVHNMFQVERSPGITDYLLGKASIEQIVKKVAGTNLSILPAGEAVINPLELLNLPQVKDLLSNLQKVYNWVVLDTPPLLFAADANLLSTMSDGTVLVVRLGVTTVDSVTRAIQSLCENNVLGTIVNGARRGELYSKYTYYHSYYYSKPD from the coding sequence ATGAGCCGAGTACACGACGCCTTGCGGCGCTCCGGAGTCTCTACACCGGACTTTCAATCGAACGCACCGCGAACTGCGATTCCATCAAGTCCACGCTATGCCGAAGTGAAGGGTCCGCAGCTCGATGAAGCATTCATCAACCTGCTCGACCGCATTGAAGAAGTACCATTCAACCCTGCACCGGATGCCCATCTGATTGATGCAACGCGTCCCCATGAGGCCCCCAGTGAGGAGTTCCGCACCTTGCGGACACGGCTCAACCATTTGCAGGGACTGCAGCCGATTCATACAGTCGTGGTCACCAGCCCTTCACCCGCAGAGGGCAAGTCGATGGGCGCAGTCAATCTCGCACTCGCCGAGTCCCACTTGGCGGGCAATCACACCATCCTTTGCGACTTCGACTTCCGCCGTCCAATCGTGCACAACATGTTTCAGGTGGAGCGCTCTCCCGGCATCACCGACTACCTGCTCGGCAAAGCAAGCATCGAACAGATTGTCAAGAAGGTGGCAGGAACCAATCTCAGCATTCTGCCAGCCGGAGAAGCGGTCATCAATCCGCTTGAGTTGCTGAATCTTCCGCAGGTCAAAGATCTCCTGTCCAATCTGCAGAAGGTTTACAACTGGGTGGTGCTCGATACCCCGCCCCTCTTGTTTGCAGCGGATGCGAATCTACTCTCCACCATGTCCGATGGAACGGTGCTGGTGGTGCGCCTGGGCGTCACCACAGTCGACTCCGTCACCCGCGCCATCCAGTCACTGTGCGAGAACAATGTGCTTGGAACGATCGTCAACGGCGCCCGCCGCGGAGAGCTCTACTCCAAATACACCTACTACCACAGCTACTACTATTCAAAGCCCGACTAG
- a CDS encoding GumC family protein, translated as MQPTYDPLAIQSRSLDIEDYIDVVRRHRSWILGPILAGLVISVVVAFLWPDTYISSAKIRVLPPQVPEGLLAMPMNVDMSQRVNQMTQSILSRANLTNIINTYQLYPRERRRLPMEDIIEDMRTSAIKVDVVNGGGLNANKTMAFGVMFKYENRFTAQRVCADLVSKFIDENVRERTSSSTQMKDFVEDQWTSRKRELDAIEEQMAKFKSANVGRTPEQQGATFSAINGIESRMTNINAALGRVNQDRLIIENQISISKDQLRQITTPTSENITTIIPKNERLVTLERDVANFENRLQSLREQYQETHPDIKALVANLQLMRKERDRLQKAQDDLEAQAKKGTNVISGLRPETAREARMLEAQIQQLQGRIEASKMEEETYKKALVDADRAARQLQGTLATMPSSEKEYEQLRLQAMLARRDFEEIDRMRQRAGAAVELENRKQTEKLEILDQASLPLNPAEPKRWQIILGGAIGGLILGICLAGAREMKDSTLKNLKDVRAYTQLTILGCIPLLENDLVVRRRRRLAWLGWSTACLASIAIMVGSVIFYISSKS; from the coding sequence ATGCAACCGACATACGATCCACTCGCCATTCAATCTCGCAGTCTAGATATCGAAGACTATATCGATGTCGTGCGCCGTCACCGCTCCTGGATCCTCGGCCCGATTCTCGCAGGGCTGGTGATCAGCGTAGTCGTCGCGTTTCTATGGCCCGATACCTACATCTCGAGCGCGAAGATTCGCGTCCTGCCGCCGCAGGTACCAGAGGGACTGCTGGCGATGCCGATGAATGTCGACATGAGCCAGCGCGTCAACCAGATGACGCAGAGCATTCTCAGCCGCGCCAATCTGACCAACATCATCAACACCTACCAGTTGTACCCGAGAGAACGCCGCCGCCTTCCGATGGAGGACATCATCGAAGACATGCGCACCTCGGCGATCAAGGTGGACGTGGTGAATGGCGGTGGTCTCAATGCGAACAAGACCATGGCCTTCGGCGTAATGTTCAAGTACGAGAATCGCTTCACCGCACAGCGCGTCTGCGCCGACCTCGTCTCCAAGTTCATTGATGAGAACGTCCGTGAGCGCACCAGTTCGTCCACCCAAATGAAGGACTTCGTTGAAGATCAGTGGACCAGCCGCAAACGGGAACTGGATGCGATTGAAGAGCAGATGGCAAAGTTCAAGTCGGCCAATGTGGGCCGGACCCCCGAACAGCAAGGCGCGACATTTAGTGCGATCAACGGCATTGAATCCCGCATGACGAATATCAATGCCGCCTTGGGACGTGTCAATCAGGACCGGCTGATCATCGAAAACCAGATCAGCATCTCCAAAGATCAGTTGCGCCAGATTACGACGCCAACCTCCGAAAATATTACGACGATCATCCCGAAGAATGAGCGTCTGGTTACGCTCGAACGCGATGTCGCCAACTTCGAGAACCGCTTACAGAGCCTGCGCGAGCAATACCAGGAAACGCACCCGGATATCAAAGCGTTGGTGGCCAATCTACAGTTGATGCGTAAGGAACGGGACCGCTTACAGAAGGCCCAGGACGATCTTGAAGCGCAGGCCAAGAAAGGTACGAACGTTATTTCCGGCCTTCGTCCCGAAACAGCGCGGGAAGCCCGCATGCTCGAGGCGCAGATCCAGCAGTTGCAGGGTCGCATCGAGGCCTCAAAGATGGAAGAGGAAACCTACAAGAAGGCGCTTGTCGATGCAGATCGTGCCGCGCGCCAGTTGCAGGGTACTCTCGCCACCATGCCTTCGAGCGAGAAGGAATACGAGCAGCTACGCTTGCAAGCCATGTTGGCCCGCCGCGACTTTGAAGAAATCGACCGGATGCGGCAACGCGCAGGCGCAGCGGTTGAACTTGAAAACAGAAAGCAGACCGAGAAGCTCGAAATTCTCGATCAGGCTTCGCTTCCCTTGAACCCCGCAGAACCCAAGCGATGGCAGATCATCCTCGGTGGAGCCATCGGTGGTTTGATTCTCGGCATCTGTCTCGCCGGCGCGAGGGAGATGAAAGATTCCACGCTGAAGAATTTGAAGGATGTTCGGGCGTACACGCAATTGACCATCCTGGGTTGTATTCCGCTCCTCGAGAATGACCTCGTCGTGCGGCGCCGGAGACGCCTCGCCTGGCTAGGATGGTCGACCGCCTGCTTGGCGAGCATCGCCATCATGGTGGGCTCTGTCATTTTCTACATATCGAGCAAGTCCTAG
- a CDS encoding polysaccharide biosynthesis/export family protein, producing MLLGQTAPNQTETKPAPAAEEKPEVSPTSGGAAVDPRSYRIGAEDVLLLRIWREPDLSGLFTVRPDGKINLMLVGELDAAERTPVELEAQIAKAYEKVLKNPLVTLQVQRVESKRYYISGEVNRTGAFPLIRPITVLEALTMAGGIREFGNAKKIVIMRGKERIKFNYAEVIKGKKLEQNIALEPGDHVVVP from the coding sequence ATGCTTTTGGGTCAGACGGCACCGAATCAAACCGAAACGAAACCAGCTCCCGCAGCGGAGGAAAAGCCAGAAGTCTCTCCAACCTCCGGCGGAGCAGCGGTAGACCCAAGATCTTATCGAATTGGAGCCGAGGATGTTCTCCTGCTCCGCATCTGGCGGGAGCCTGATCTCTCTGGATTATTTACAGTCCGGCCCGACGGCAAGATCAATCTGATGCTCGTTGGCGAGTTGGACGCCGCCGAGCGGACTCCCGTAGAACTGGAAGCGCAGATTGCAAAAGCCTATGAGAAGGTGTTGAAGAATCCTCTCGTGACGCTGCAAGTGCAGCGCGTCGAAAGCAAGCGCTACTACATTTCGGGAGAAGTAAACCGCACCGGCGCGTTTCCGTTGATCCGCCCCATTACCGTTCTTGAAGCGCTGACCATGGCTGGCGGCATCCGGGAGTTTGGCAATGCCAAAAAAATTGTGATTATGCGCGGGAAAGAACGAATCAAATTCAACTACGCCGAAGTCATCAAGGGCAAGAAATTAGAACAGAATATTGCGCTTGAGCCCGGCGATCACGTCGTCGTTCCCTAG
- a CDS encoding EVE domain-containing protein produces MKFYLAKSDPLTYSFDDLERDGKTVWDGVKNHQALQAIRLMKDGDCVVCYHSQGQAAIVGWGYVEGDARPDPNDPKLAVFTYRFGGRLAAPVTLHQIKATGLFPDFQLVRNSRLSTMALPPDFVAWLRKTATSFKP; encoded by the coding sequence ATGAAATTTTATTTAGCAAAATCGGACCCACTTACCTATTCCTTCGATGATCTGGAGCGGGACGGAAAAACGGTCTGGGATGGCGTCAAGAATCATCAGGCCTTGCAGGCGATCCGGCTCATGAAGGATGGGGATTGCGTCGTTTGTTACCATTCCCAGGGCCAAGCTGCGATCGTCGGCTGGGGCTATGTCGAAGGGGATGCTCGTCCAGACCCCAACGATCCGAAGCTTGCCGTGTTTACCTATCGATTCGGAGGCCGTCTGGCGGCTCCGGTGACCCTGCACCAGATCAAGGCCACCGGTCTTTTTCCTGACTTTCAACTGGTGCGCAACAGTCGCCTGTCGACAATGGCCTTGCCTCCTGACTTTGTCGCCTGGCTGCGCAAGACGGCAACGAGCTTTAAGCCTTAG
- a CDS encoding Maf family protein — protein sequence MSALGRTVFQKGFELILASASPRRKDLLRMAGVDCIVRPSDLEEVRAQGESARDYVGRLSIEKAAAQKAEAHQGILAADTTVVVLDGTNEIVLEKPDDARHAQEMLRLLAGRAHSVFTGVCFQYGERRFHCVEETRVHFAPMTEAEIASYVASGEAFGKAGAYAIQGQASRYIERVEGCYFNVVGLPVHRSFALFGAAGVLAKA from the coding sequence ATGTCCGCATTGGGAAGAACCGTATTTCAAAAGGGATTTGAGCTAATTTTAGCGAGTGCGTCACCGCGCAGGAAGGACCTGCTCCGCATGGCTGGCGTCGATTGTATTGTGCGTCCTTCGGACCTCGAAGAAGTCCGAGCCCAGGGGGAATCCGCACGGGATTATGTCGGCCGTTTGTCGATCGAGAAGGCCGCCGCCCAAAAGGCGGAAGCCCACCAGGGAATCCTGGCGGCGGACACGACCGTGGTGGTTCTGGACGGAACAAATGAAATCGTACTGGAGAAACCAGACGATGCGCGTCATGCCCAGGAAATGCTGCGGCTCCTGGCCGGAAGAGCACATTCCGTCTTCACCGGAGTTTGTTTTCAGTACGGGGAGCGGCGCTTCCACTGCGTCGAAGAAACCCGGGTCCATTTTGCCCCCATGACCGAGGCCGAGATTGCAAGCTATGTCGCAAGCGGCGAGGCCTTCGGGAAGGCGGGCGCCTACGCCATCCAGGGACAAGCCTCGCGCTACATCGAGCGTGTTGAGGGCTGCTACTTCAATGTCGTGGGCCTGCCGGTGCATCGCAGCTTTGCGCTTTTCGGCGCAGCAGGCGTACTCGCTAAGGCTTAA
- a CDS encoding trypsin-like serine protease: MKAHWKRLLAVLFLGVIPGFGVIIKDAGNESAYYGIPDAANNIFNGIAGINGNSCTGFAISLNVVLTAAHCVSGGGTPQVTFWLPDANPGGVGTQTFTPTSVLVNPLFNSSNLVNGYDIALLRFDDGILPDSIHTYPVYDFPITGPTEFELFGRGRCGSPLTGSVVSEPNGACADGVDLHRATNRYDQLLGSNILLYDFTQSDTPTNHLTNPAVDCPATSALCYVTHFAYGEKDSLGGKQGIAVFGDSGGPSLINLNGVYYSVGLHSFIGCDTGMGLFACVNPPDIDGSIGPNGTFGEYAGDTYLYALSHFIQTGENVPEPGTWALAIGGFLVLDQMRRKRIR, encoded by the coding sequence TTGAAAGCGCACTGGAAGCGGTTGCTGGCCGTATTGTTCCTGGGTGTAATTCCAGGATTTGGCGTCATCATCAAGGACGCGGGGAATGAATCTGCTTACTATGGGATTCCCGATGCCGCGAACAATATTTTTAACGGCATCGCTGGTATCAATGGAAATTCCTGTACCGGATTTGCCATTTCACTCAATGTGGTTCTGACCGCGGCGCACTGCGTTTCCGGAGGAGGAACGCCGCAGGTCACCTTCTGGCTTCCGGATGCCAATCCGGGCGGCGTTGGTACTCAGACATTTACCCCAACTTCCGTGCTGGTGAATCCCCTCTTCAACTCTTCAAATCTTGTAAACGGGTACGACATCGCGCTGCTTCGCTTTGATGACGGCATCTTGCCGGATTCAATCCACACTTACCCGGTTTACGACTTCCCCATCACTGGGCCGACCGAGTTCGAACTCTTTGGCCGGGGCCGCTGTGGTTCGCCCTTAACGGGGAGTGTGGTTTCGGAGCCCAATGGTGCTTGCGCCGATGGGGTGGATCTGCATCGTGCCACCAATCGCTATGACCAACTCCTGGGCTCGAACATCCTGCTCTACGATTTCACACAGAGCGACACGCCTACGAACCATTTAACGAATCCTGCCGTCGATTGCCCGGCCACGAGTGCGCTCTGCTATGTCACTCATTTTGCTTACGGAGAAAAGGATTCACTCGGCGGCAAGCAGGGGATTGCCGTGTTTGGCGACAGCGGAGGGCCCTCGCTGATCAATCTCAATGGGGTCTACTACTCGGTCGGATTGCACAGCTTCATTGGCTGCGATACGGGGATGGGTTTGTTTGCCTGCGTGAATCCGCCAGATATTGATGGCTCGATTGGTCCGAACGGGACCTTTGGTGAGTATGCTGGTGATACGTATCTCTACGCGCTCTCCCATTTCATCCAGACGGGCGAGAATGTTCCAGAGCCAGGCACCTGGGCCTTGGCGATTGGTGGTTTCCTGGTTTTGGATCAGATGCGGCGCAAGAGAATTCGCTAG
- a CDS encoding DciA family protein translates to MDQALRHIAKLKNRLVGDEELVRAAWRVAVGEKIEAHAHFRELIRDRMVIEVGDRVWQSQLMTLERQILTKLEKLLGRQIARQIEYRIAIPRRMPQSAATSDTNAQFQLELTHPEARRISDPGLRRMYLKSKRRAIAG, encoded by the coding sequence ATGGATCAAGCACTCCGGCATATCGCGAAATTGAAGAATCGATTGGTGGGCGACGAAGAACTCGTGCGCGCGGCCTGGCGTGTTGCTGTGGGCGAAAAGATCGAAGCCCATGCGCACTTCCGGGAACTGATTCGCGACCGGATGGTCATCGAAGTGGGAGACCGTGTTTGGCAGTCGCAACTGATGACCCTCGAGCGTCAGATTCTGACCAAGCTGGAAAAGCTCTTAGGCCGGCAGATTGCGCGGCAGATTGAGTATCGGATTGCGATCCCCCGGCGGATGCCGCAGTCTGCTGCCACCTCGGACACGAATGCGCAGTTCCAGTTGGAACTCACCCACCCGGAGGCCAGACGGATTAGCGATCCCGGCTTGCGGCGGATGTACTTGAAGTCGAAGAGACGCGCAATCGCGGGTTGA
- the gatC gene encoding Asp-tRNA(Asn)/Glu-tRNA(Gln) amidotransferase subunit GatC translates to MEFSKDDVRKIAKLANLELNDDEVSRMAHDMAEVLTHMEQLAGLDTSNVEPMAQVLFEASPTASLRADVVRDRTILGTADALRNSALSGAGHFKVPRVIER, encoded by the coding sequence ATGGAATTTAGCAAAGACGACGTGCGCAAAATTGCCAAGCTGGCGAACCTCGAACTGAACGACGATGAGGTGTCGCGCATGGCGCACGACATGGCCGAGGTGCTGACTCACATGGAACAACTGGCCGGGCTCGACACGAGCAATGTGGAGCCGATGGCGCAGGTTCTCTTTGAGGCCTCCCCCACGGCTTCCTTGCGCGCCGACGTTGTGCGCGACCGGACGATCCTTGGCACCGCGGACGCCCTTCGGAATTCCGCCTTGAGTGGCGCGGGACACTTCAAGGTCCCAAGAGTCATCGAACGCTAA